A single window of Pseudomonas lijiangensis DNA harbors:
- the pfkB gene encoding 1-phosphofructokinase encodes MAKILTLTMNPALDLTVQLGQLELGQVNRSDAMLSHAAGKGLNVAQVLADLGHELTVAGFLGIDNQQPFESLFTRRGFVDEFVRVPGETRSNIKLAEGSGRITDLNGPGPQVSEAAQQALFARVEQIAPGFDAVVVAGSLPRGVTPEWLQKLLLMLKNLGLKVALDSSGLALRAGLAAGPWLIKPNTEELADALDAPIISIAAQAEAATRLRAQGIEHVVISQGSEGVHWFSSGTALHSQPPKVTVASTVGAGDSLLAGMVHGLLGGHEPQKTLRTATAIAAMAVTQIGFGITDAAQLKRLESGVTVRSLTEQ; translated from the coding sequence ATGGCGAAGATTCTTACCCTGACCATGAACCCGGCGCTGGACCTGACTGTACAGTTGGGCCAGTTGGAACTCGGGCAGGTCAATCGCAGTGATGCCATGCTCAGCCATGCGGCCGGCAAGGGCCTGAACGTGGCTCAAGTGCTGGCCGATCTGGGGCATGAGCTGACCGTGGCCGGGTTTCTCGGCATCGACAATCAGCAGCCGTTCGAGTCCCTGTTCACCCGGCGTGGTTTTGTCGACGAGTTCGTGCGCGTGCCGGGCGAAACCCGCAGCAATATCAAACTGGCCGAAGGCAGTGGTCGCATCACGGATTTGAACGGCCCTGGCCCGCAGGTCAGCGAAGCGGCCCAGCAAGCCCTGTTCGCCAGGGTCGAGCAGATTGCCCCCGGTTTCGATGCCGTGGTGGTCGCCGGTAGCCTGCCGCGTGGCGTAACGCCCGAGTGGCTGCAAAAGCTCTTGCTCATGCTGAAGAACCTCGGCCTCAAGGTGGCGCTGGACAGCAGCGGCCTGGCCTTGCGTGCCGGTCTTGCGGCAGGTCCCTGGCTGATCAAGCCCAACACCGAAGAACTGGCCGATGCCCTCGATGCACCGATCATCTCCATTGCTGCCCAGGCCGAAGCGGCGACTCGCCTGCGCGCCCAGGGCATCGAGCATGTGGTGATTTCCCAGGGTTCCGAGGGCGTTCACTGGTTCAGTTCCGGCACCGCGCTGCATTCGCAGCCCCCTAAAGTCACCGTCGCCAGCACCGTAGGCGCCGGGGATTCTCTGTTGGCAGGCATGGTTCACGGCTTGCTCGGTGGTCATGAACCACAGAAAACCTTGCGCACGGCGACCGCGATTGCCGCGATGGCAGTGACCCAGATCGGTTTCGGCATTACCGATGCCGCCCAACTCAAACGACTTGAAAGCGGCGTCACTGTACGCAGCCTGACAGAACAATAA
- a CDS encoding alkaline phosphatase D family protein, translating to MSQFDLKRRRVIQAVGAGFLLPGLAPAVIASVQDRPKMTDGVQSGDLLGDRAMVWSRSDRPSRMVVEWDTRSMFPNPRRLVSALADQRTDFTARVELSGLPVDQAIFYRVHFEDAQSGVASEPWFGHLRSMPQQRRDIRFVWSGDTVGQGFGINPDIGGMRIYEAMRLRLPDFFIHSGDTIYADGPVPAQITVEGGRIWRNITSEAKSKVAETLDEYRGNYRYNLMDDNLRRFNAEVPQIWQWDDHEVTNNWSPSKQLDDRYKVKDIQLLSARGRQAFLEYAPMRLQQADNGGRIYRKIPYGPMLDVFVLDMRSYRDGNDANLADKPGPTTAFLGREQLDWLKGELKASKAQWKVIAADMPIGLGVPDGEVSPGVARWEAIANGNDGPALGRELEVAELLAFMRAQKIRDCVWLTADVHYCAAHHYQPDLAVFQDFDPFWEFVAGPLNAGSFGPNALDKTFGPELVFQKAPPAQNTSPFAGFQFFGEVNIDGQTAEMTVTLRDLDGVSVFERKLQPVT from the coding sequence ATGAGCCAGTTCGATCTCAAGCGTCGTCGTGTGATTCAGGCTGTCGGAGCCGGTTTTCTGCTGCCGGGTCTGGCACCGGCAGTCATTGCTTCGGTGCAGGATCGTCCGAAGATGACCGACGGTGTGCAGTCCGGTGATCTGCTGGGTGATCGGGCGATGGTCTGGAGCCGCAGCGACCGGCCATCGCGCATGGTGGTCGAATGGGACACCCGCAGCATGTTTCCCAACCCGCGTCGGCTGGTGTCGGCGCTGGCCGATCAGCGCACCGACTTCACGGCCCGTGTCGAACTGAGCGGCCTGCCTGTGGATCAGGCGATCTTTTACCGTGTTCATTTCGAGGATGCCCAGTCGGGTGTTGCCAGCGAGCCCTGGTTCGGCCATCTGCGCAGCATGCCGCAACAGCGTCGCGACATCCGTTTCGTGTGGAGTGGCGACACCGTCGGCCAGGGCTTCGGCATCAACCCCGACATTGGCGGCATGCGCATCTACGAAGCCATGCGTCTGCGTTTGCCGGACTTCTTTATCCACAGCGGCGACACCATTTACGCCGACGGCCCGGTCCCGGCGCAGATCACCGTCGAAGGCGGGCGTATCTGGCGCAACATCACCAGCGAAGCTAAGAGCAAGGTTGCCGAGACGCTGGACGAATATCGCGGCAACTACCGCTACAACCTGATGGACGACAACTTGCGCCGCTTCAATGCCGAGGTGCCGCAGATCTGGCAGTGGGACGACCACGAGGTCACCAACAACTGGTCGCCCAGCAAACAGCTGGATGATCGCTACAAGGTCAAGGACATCCAGTTGCTGTCGGCTCGTGGGCGACAGGCCTTTCTGGAATACGCCCCCATGCGTTTGCAGCAGGCCGATAACGGCGGGCGCATCTACCGCAAAATTCCTTATGGCCCGATGCTGGATGTGTTCGTGCTGGACATGCGCAGCTATCGCGATGGCAATGACGCCAACCTGGCGGACAAGCCGGGGCCGACCACGGCCTTTCTGGGCCGTGAGCAACTGGACTGGCTCAAGGGCGAACTCAAGGCCTCCAAGGCACAATGGAAAGTCATCGCGGCAGACATGCCCATTGGTCTTGGTGTCCCGGACGGCGAAGTCAGTCCCGGTGTGGCGCGCTGGGAAGCCATCGCCAACGGCAATGATGGCCCGGCCCTGGGGCGCGAACTGGAAGTCGCCGAACTGCTGGCGTTCATGCGGGCACAAAAGATCCGCGATTGCGTCTGGCTGACGGCCGATGTGCACTATTGCGCTGCCCATCACTATCAACCGGACCTTGCGGTGTTCCAGGATTTCGACCCGTTCTGGGAGTTCGTGGCGGGGCCGCTCAACGCTGGCAGCTTCGGCCCCAACGCACTGGACAAGACCTTTGGCCCGGAACTGGTCTTCCAGAAAGCCCCACCCGCCCAAAACACCTCACCCTTTGCAGGGTTCCAGTTCTTCGGGGAAGTGAACATCGATGGCCAGACTGCAGAAATGACCGTAACCCTGCGGGATCTGGATGGAGTGTCGGTGTTTGAGCGTAAGTTGCAGCCAGTGACTTAG
- a CDS encoding PTS fructose-like transporter subunit IIB yields the protein MKLAIVTACPNGKVSSVLSARLLDAAAQRQGWETSVEVVDPNKPEQHLSALDIEAADLVLVVNTGPLDLSRFVGKRLFQDTPAHALQDVDGFLKRAADEAQVYAAPAADEAVAVGSSGSQPRIVAITACPTGVAHTFMAAEAIQQAAKRLNYDLHVETQGSVGARNPLSPQAIADADVVLLATDIEVNTDRFAGKKIYRCGTGIALKQSDAILKKALAEGQVESADEVAKTPSRKEGTGVYKHLLTGVSFMLPMVVAGGLLIALSFVFGIKAYEQEGTLAAALMKIGGESAFKLMVPLLAGYIAYSIADRPGLAPGMIGGLLASTLGAGFIGGIVAGFLAGYSAWLINRYARLPASVEALKPILIIPLLSSLFTGLIMIYVVGQPVAGMLASLTTFLDSMGTTNAILLGVLLGAMMCVDLGGPINKASYAFSVGLLASQSYAPMAAAMAAGMVPPIGMGIATILARRKFAQSEREAGKAAFVLGLCFISEGAIPFAAKDPLRVIPASVIGGALTGALSMYFGCKLMAPHGGLFVMLIPNAINHALLYLLAIVVGSVATGVIYAVLKRPEAVEMELAKATA from the coding sequence ATGAAGTTAGCCATTGTAACGGCCTGCCCGAACGGCAAGGTCAGCAGCGTCCTCAGCGCCCGCTTGCTCGATGCGGCAGCTCAGCGTCAGGGCTGGGAAACCAGCGTCGAAGTCGTGGACCCGAACAAGCCCGAACAGCACCTTTCGGCGCTGGATATCGAAGCGGCCGATCTGGTGCTGGTGGTCAACACCGGCCCGCTGGACCTGAGCCGTTTTGTCGGCAAGCGCCTGTTTCAGGACACGCCCGCCCATGCCTTGCAGGATGTGGACGGTTTCCTGAAACGCGCCGCCGATGAGGCGCAAGTCTATGCTGCGCCTGCGGCCGATGAGGCTGTCGCCGTCGGCAGCTCCGGCAGCCAGCCGCGCATTGTCGCGATTACTGCTTGCCCGACCGGCGTTGCGCACACCTTCATGGCCGCCGAGGCGATTCAGCAGGCTGCCAAGCGTCTGAACTACGACCTGCACGTGGAAACCCAGGGTTCGGTCGGGGCGCGAAACCCGCTCAGCCCGCAAGCCATTGCCGATGCGGACGTGGTGCTGCTGGCAACGGACATCGAGGTCAATACCGATCGTTTTGCAGGCAAGAAAATCTACCGCTGCGGCACCGGCATTGCCCTCAAGCAATCCGACGCAATCCTGAAAAAAGCCTTGGCCGAGGGACAGGTGGAGTCGGCGGACGAAGTGGCCAAGACGCCTTCCAGAAAAGAAGGGACCGGCGTCTACAAGCACTTGCTGACCGGCGTGTCGTTCATGCTGCCGATGGTGGTGGCGGGCGGTCTGCTGATTGCGCTGTCGTTCGTGTTCGGCATCAAGGCTTATGAGCAAGAGGGAACTCTGGCAGCGGCCTTGATGAAGATCGGCGGTGAGTCGGCATTCAAACTGATGGTGCCGCTGCTCGCAGGTTACATCGCATACTCCATCGCCGACCGTCCAGGCCTGGCGCCGGGCATGATCGGCGGCTTGCTGGCCAGTACGCTGGGCGCGGGTTTCATCGGCGGTATCGTGGCCGGTTTCCTGGCGGGCTATAGCGCGTGGTTGATCAACCGCTACGCACGCCTGCCAGCCAGTGTCGAAGCACTCAAGCCGATTCTCATCATTCCGTTGCTGTCGAGCCTGTTCACCGGCCTGATCATGATCTATGTGGTGGGCCAGCCTGTTGCGGGCATGCTCGCCAGCCTGACCACCTTCCTGGACAGCATGGGCACCACCAACGCGATTCTGCTGGGTGTGCTGCTGGGCGCGATGATGTGCGTGGACCTGGGCGGGCCGATCAACAAGGCTTCCTATGCGTTTTCCGTCGGTCTGCTGGCGTCCCAGAGTTATGCGCCCATGGCGGCTGCGATGGCTGCCGGTATGGTGCCGCCGATCGGCATGGGCATCGCCACGATCCTGGCACGCCGCAAGTTCGCGCAGAGCGAGCGTGAGGCTGGCAAGGCTGCGTTCGTGCTGGGCCTGTGTTTCATTTCCGAAGGCGCGATTCCTTTTGCCGCCAAGGACCCGCTGCGGGTGATTCCTGCCAGCGTGATCGGCGGTGCGCTGACCGGCGCGCTGTCGATGTACTTCGGCTGCAAACTGATGGCGCCCCATGGCGGCCTGTTCGTGATGTTGATACCCAACGCCATCAACCATGCGTTGCTGTATCTGCTGGCCATTGTCGTGGGCAGCGTGGCGACCGGCGTAATCTACGCAGTGCTCAAACGGCCTGAAGCGGTAGAGATGGAACTGGCCAAAGCCACCGCCTGA
- a CDS encoding REP-associated tyrosine transposase: protein MPEKSHSRNLRKGRFSGRGQLYLVTATTLGREPVFTDWLLGRLLVNELRHAHEMELVNSLAWVVMPDHLHWLFELRTDSLPRVMQRVKSRSTITLNKASKRIGRLWQDGYHDRAIRREQDILAVARYIVANPERAGLVNNIREYSLWDAAWI from the coding sequence ATGCCTGAAAAATCACACTCACGAAATTTGCGCAAAGGCCGCTTCTCCGGAAGAGGGCAACTCTATCTGGTGACGGCAACCACGCTCGGTCGGGAGCCGGTATTTACGGATTGGCTTCTCGGTCGCCTGCTCGTGAATGAATTGAGACATGCTCATGAAATGGAGCTTGTTAACTCACTGGCCTGGGTTGTGATGCCTGATCACCTGCATTGGCTATTTGAGTTGCGCACAGACTCACTGCCGCGAGTCATGCAGAGGGTTAAATCCAGAAGCACAATAACTTTGAACAAAGCCAGCAAGCGCATAGGTCGGCTTTGGCAAGATGGATATCACGATAGAGCCATACGACGAGAGCAAGATATCCTTGCCGTTGCGCGCTACATCGTTGCAAATCCTGAACGCGCAGGCTTGGTCAACAACATCCGGGAATATTCGCTCTGGGATGCTGCATGGATTTAG